One genomic window of Fibrobacter sp. UBA4297 includes the following:
- a CDS encoding polysaccharide pyruvyl transferase family protein, giving the protein MKIGILTLVPYDNYGGILQGFALQTVLTRLGHDASIMNTKLYNYLPIKSKLKNSVLWLIRRYILGKKELSCINPLLYLDYRVKLIKPFIKKHVNLTRKFYSKKDLENFVISNHYEAFVVGSDQTWRPSLSPDLYHMFCDFIPKELQIKRISYAASFGVDKNEFSQKQLNICKPLLQRFNKVSVREKSGVRICKDYFDVNATQVLDPTMLLDKEDYLHLIKGYVPFNKKIDLMQYVFFFNDDERNVIKKVSGILGVEPVNLMTQRFLSQVYKREQLKEAQFMPVEEWIYGYSKAKFVITDSFHGTVFCIIFNVPFICVSPVAVTRFKSLLSTYGLENRLVMSTKDVTENLVLSKIDWNRVNEIRQKLKTKSIDFLKEALS; this is encoded by the coding sequence ATGAAAATAGGAATTCTTACTCTCGTACCTTATGATAATTATGGAGGAATCTTGCAAGGGTTTGCTTTGCAGACAGTTCTTACGAGACTTGGTCATGATGCGTCCATAATGAATACGAAACTTTATAATTATTTACCGATTAAAAGCAAATTGAAAAATTCTGTATTGTGGTTGATAAGACGATATATATTGGGAAAAAAGGAGTTATCATGTATCAATCCTTTGTTATATCTTGATTATCGAGTGAAATTAATAAAGCCTTTTATAAAAAAACATGTAAACCTTACGCGAAAATTTTATTCTAAGAAGGATTTAGAAAATTTTGTCATATCAAATCATTATGAAGCTTTTGTTGTTGGTAGCGACCAAACCTGGAGACCGTCTCTAAGTCCTGATTTATATCATATGTTTTGTGATTTTATTCCCAAAGAATTGCAAATTAAACGAATTTCTTATGCTGCATCTTTTGGTGTTGATAAAAATGAATTTTCGCAAAAACAGCTAAATATTTGTAAACCATTATTGCAACGGTTTAATAAGGTGTCTGTTCGTGAAAAATCTGGCGTTAGAATATGCAAAGATTATTTTGACGTGAATGCGACTCAAGTGCTTGATCCAACAATGCTGCTTGACAAAGAAGACTATCTTCATCTGATTAAAGGGTATGTCCCTTTTAACAAAAAAATAGATCTTATGCAGTATGTTTTTTTCTTTAATGATGATGAACGAAATGTAATAAAAAAGGTATCCGGTATTTTAGGTGTAGAGCCTGTAAACTTAATGACTCAAAGATTTTTATCTCAAGTATATAAAAGAGAGCAATTAAAAGAGGCTCAATTTATGCCTGTCGAAGAATGGATTTATGGGTATAGTAAAGCTAAATTTGTTATAACTGATTCTTTTCATGGAACTGTTTTTTGTATTATTTTTAATGTCCCTTTTATTTGTGTTTCTCCGGTTGCTGTAACAAGATTTAAATCACTGTTGTCTACCTATGGATTGGAAAATCGTCTTGTTATGTCTACAAAAGATGTTACAGAAAATTTGGTTTTAAGTAAAATTGACTGGAATAGGGTTAACGAAATTAGACAAAAGTTAAAAACAAAATCCATCGATTTTTTAAAAGAGGCTTTGTCATAA
- a CDS encoding Coenzyme F420 hydrogenase/dehydrogenase, beta subunit C-terminal domain, which yields MFEQKCFCAQYKGPELFKSTSGGVFFAFAKYIIEKRGCACGAAFDQNLVLKHCCVDNLEGLHMLQGSKYVESNFVHILPEIKKKLEEGLLVLFSGTPCQVAAVRSHFKEKYSNLLLIDILCHGTPDYNLFKKYIEWREFKWKAKILSFEFRNKMVSPWGGIPKAYVKTTKGEKIIPAICDPYYWAFLNGHLAKKNVIRVDMLL from the coding sequence ATGTTTGAACAAAAATGTTTTTGTGCTCAATATAAAGGGCCTGAATTGTTCAAGTCAACATCTGGGGGTGTATTTTTTGCTTTTGCAAAATATATAATAGAAAAAAGAGGTTGTGCATGTGGAGCTGCTTTTGATCAAAACTTGGTGTTAAAACATTGTTGTGTCGATAATCTTGAAGGTTTGCATATGTTACAGGGTTCAAAATATGTTGAGAGTAATTTTGTACATATTTTACCAGAAATTAAAAAAAAACTTGAAGAAGGTCTATTAGTTTTATTCTCTGGAACACCTTGTCAAGTTGCTGCGGTTCGTTCACATTTTAAAGAAAAATATTCTAATCTATTATTGATCGATATATTATGTCATGGAACACCGGATTATAATCTTTTTAAAAAATATATTGAATGGAGAGAATTCAAATGGAAGGCTAAAATATTAAGTTTCGAGTTTCGAAATAAAATGGTATCACCATGGGGAGGTATTCCAAAGGCTTATGTAAAGACAACGAAAGGTGAAAAAATAATCCCGGCAATTTGTGACCCTTATTATTGGGCTTTTCTTAATGGACATTTAGCGAAAAAAAATGTTATTCGTGTAGATATGCTTCTGTAA
- the gmd gene encoding GDP-mannose 4,6-dehydratase — protein sequence MTKRNVALITGVTGQDGSYLSEFLLAKGYEVHGIIRRSSVDYRERIAHLEGKPNFHLHYADMGDSMSLVKVVGKVQPTEIYNLAAQSHVQVSFDSPEFTADVDATGVLRVLEAVRTNHLEKTCRIYQASTSELYGKVEEVPQNENTPFHPYSPYAVAKLYGFWIVKEYREAYNMFCCSGILFNHESERRGETFVTRKITLAAARIAQGKQDCLFLGNLDSLRDWGYAKDYVECMWLILQHDKPEDFVIATGVQHTVREFATLAFHHAGIELRWEGEGVHEKGIDVATGKTVVAVSEDFYRPTDVVNLWGDPTKARAELGWNPQKTTFEQLVSIMVESDMRKVAADDAASRVRTNLAEYLEKGLVK from the coding sequence ATGACAAAACGAAACGTAGCACTCATCACAGGCGTCACCGGCCAAGACGGTTCCTACCTGTCTGAATTCCTTTTAGCCAAGGGCTACGAAGTCCACGGCATCATCCGCCGTTCTTCGGTAGACTACCGCGAACGTATTGCCCACCTCGAGGGAAAGCCGAACTTCCATTTGCACTACGCCGACATGGGCGACTCCATGAGCCTCGTGAAAGTTGTGGGCAAGGTCCAGCCGACCGAAATCTACAACCTTGCAGCCCAGAGCCACGTGCAGGTCTCGTTTGACTCCCCGGAATTTACCGCCGACGTTGACGCTACAGGAGTGCTCCGCGTACTGGAAGCCGTGCGCACCAACCATTTGGAAAAGACTTGCCGCATCTACCAGGCGAGTACCAGTGAACTCTACGGCAAGGTCGAAGAAGTCCCGCAGAACGAGAACACCCCGTTCCACCCGTACAGCCCCTACGCCGTGGCCAAGCTTTACGGCTTCTGGATTGTCAAGGAATACCGCGAAGCCTACAATATGTTCTGCTGCTCCGGCATCCTCTTCAACCACGAATCTGAACGCCGCGGCGAAACATTCGTGACCCGCAAGATCACGCTTGCCGCCGCCCGCATTGCCCAGGGCAAGCAGGACTGCCTGTTCCTCGGCAACCTCGATAGCCTCCGTGACTGGGGCTACGCCAAGGACTACGTGGAGTGCATGTGGCTCATTTTGCAGCACGACAAGCCCGAAGACTTCGTTATCGCGACCGGCGTTCAGCACACCGTCCGTGAATTTGCGACGCTCGCGTTCCACCACGCAGGCATTGAACTCCGCTGGGAAGGCGAAGGCGTCCATGAAAAGGGCATCGACGTTGCTACGGGCAAGACCGTTGTGGCCGTGTCCGAAGATTTCTACCGCCCGACTGACGTGGTGAACCTCTGGGGCGACCCGACCAAGGCGAGGGCCGAACTCGGCTGGAACCCGCAAAAGACGACGTTCGAGCAGCTCGTGAGCATCATGGTCGAAAGCGACATGCGCAAGGTCGCCGCCGACGATGCCGCAAGCCGCGTCCGCACGAACCTGGCCGAATACTTGGAAAAAGGTTTGGTGAAGTAA
- a CDS encoding GDP-L-fucose synthase family protein: MLDKNSKIYVAGHHGLVGSAIWNNLKSRGYNNLVGRTHKELDLTDQYAVKKFFDEERPDAVVLAAAFVGGIMANSLYRADFMMMNMKIQCNVFSEAYAHNVKKFLFLGSTCIYPKNAPQPMKEDALLTSELEYTNEEYAIAKIAGLKMCESYNLQYGTNYLAVMPTNLYGPNDNFHLENSHVMPAMMRKVYLAKLIHDGDWASIKVDMDKRPVEGINGNASQDEILKVLAKYGIENNKVTLWGTGKPLREFLWSEDMADASVHVLLNVNFSDIIGIEKYSSVHYGASVDGAVDRNHSAGRGGAIPKLGEIRNCHINVGTGKELTIRELSELVVKAVGFEGEVVFDASKPDGTPRKLIDVSKLHSLGWTHKVEIDEGVQKLFDWYKESLKA, translated from the coding sequence ATGCTAGACAAGAATTCAAAGATTTACGTTGCGGGCCACCACGGCTTGGTGGGCTCTGCCATTTGGAATAATCTCAAGTCCCGCGGATACAACAACCTTGTTGGCCGCACCCACAAGGAACTCGATTTAACTGACCAATATGCCGTCAAGAAGTTCTTTGACGAAGAACGCCCCGACGCAGTGGTGTTAGCGGCGGCATTTGTCGGTGGCATCATGGCAAACTCGCTCTACCGTGCAGACTTCATGATGATGAACATGAAAATCCAGTGCAACGTGTTCAGCGAGGCCTATGCCCACAACGTGAAGAAATTTTTGTTCCTCGGCTCTACATGCATCTACCCGAAGAACGCCCCGCAGCCCATGAAGGAGGACGCCCTCCTCACGAGCGAACTCGAGTACACCAACGAGGAATACGCCATTGCAAAGATTGCAGGCCTCAAGATGTGCGAAAGTTACAACCTGCAGTACGGCACCAACTATCTCGCCGTGATGCCCACGAACCTTTACGGCCCGAACGACAACTTCCACCTGGAAAACAGCCACGTGATGCCCGCCATGATGCGCAAAGTGTACCTCGCAAAGCTCATCCATGATGGTGACTGGGCAAGCATCAAGGTCGACATGGACAAGCGCCCGGTCGAAGGCATCAATGGCAACGCCTCCCAAGACGAAATTTTGAAAGTCCTCGCAAAGTACGGCATCGAGAACAACAAGGTGACCCTCTGGGGAACCGGCAAGCCGCTCCGCGAATTCCTCTGGAGCGAAGACATGGCCGACGCATCGGTACATGTGCTGTTGAACGTGAATTTCAGCGACATCATCGGCATCGAAAAATATTCCAGCGTACATTACGGCGCAAGCGTCGATGGCGCAGTGGACCGCAACCACAGCGCTGGCCGCGGCGGTGCCATCCCGAAGCTCGGTGAAATCCGCAACTGCCACATCAACGTGGGTACGGGCAAGGAACTCACCATCCGTGAACTCAGCGAACTCGTCGTGAAGGCGGTCGGTTTCGAAGGCGAAGTCGTGTTCGACGCGAGCAAGCCCGACGGCACCCCGCGCAAGCTCATCGACGTGAGCAAGCTCCACAGCCTCGGCTGGACACACAAGGTCGAAATCGACGAGGGCGTGCAGAAGTTATTCGATTGGTACAAGGAATCCCTGAAGGCATAA
- a CDS encoding carbohydrate binding domain-containing protein, producing the protein MMRFLNSIIGCMLVALWLAGCSESDTTAGIEIGNPEIAENLGLTADFSIDYSDTKPLSLTKAAAEDERVVIDTFRLTLTEVRSYCSFYVGTSVILEDGLQLWPYEDDPAAVLPISFTDGEVVEEAFNNINLKNGGFLKEIGVAFEIDKKEGYDAIYGRIHENGKDIPFVYEMNSVQLFELRYHYSQIEIENNIVNLSIAFRVHRFVDGLDLSSAKVGEDGVIHFSNTENTELWNSLNERFLPSFQALRYEYSDSKGVEHCDYVDDIWDEISGKLNKNFVFNGDFSEGGNGWIFHKQLNGLADTSIIKEKNSNVMQVHVTRGGDFSYSVQLLHENIPVVMGATYKIVFTIWSDVEGIITARLGGYIYNDKTNGFQEHVNVKTTGRSYEFEFTPKVTDPFARLDLNLGKAERTFWIKDVQLIRIK; encoded by the coding sequence ATGATGCGTTTTTTGAATTCAATAATCGGTTGCATGCTTGTGGCATTGTGGCTTGCCGGGTGTTCTGAATCCGACACTACGGCCGGTATTGAAATTGGGAATCCTGAAATTGCGGAAAACCTCGGCCTTACGGCGGACTTCTCTATCGACTATTCGGATACAAAGCCTCTCTCGCTTACGAAGGCTGCCGCCGAAGATGAAAGGGTGGTCATTGACACGTTCCGGCTTACGCTTACCGAGGTCCGCTCTTATTGCAGTTTCTATGTGGGCACTTCGGTGATTCTCGAAGACGGGCTCCAGCTGTGGCCCTACGAGGACGACCCGGCGGCGGTGCTCCCGATTTCGTTCACGGATGGCGAAGTCGTCGAGGAGGCGTTCAACAACATCAATCTCAAAAATGGCGGGTTCCTTAAGGAAATCGGCGTCGCCTTTGAAATCGACAAAAAGGAAGGCTACGACGCGATTTACGGACGCATTCATGAAAATGGCAAGGACATTCCGTTCGTCTATGAGATGAACAGCGTTCAGTTGTTCGAGTTGCGGTACCATTACTCCCAGATTGAAATTGAAAACAATATTGTGAATTTGTCTATAGCGTTCCGCGTGCACCGCTTTGTCGATGGGCTTGACCTGTCTAGCGCCAAGGTTGGGGAAGACGGCGTTATCCATTTCAGTAACACGGAAAACACGGAACTCTGGAACTCGCTGAACGAACGGTTCCTGCCGAGCTTCCAGGCCCTGCGCTACGAATACTCGGATTCCAAGGGCGTGGAACACTGCGACTATGTCGATGATATCTGGGACGAAATCAGCGGAAAACTGAACAAGAACTTTGTCTTCAATGGCGACTTTAGCGAAGGCGGCAACGGCTGGATTTTCCACAAGCAGCTGAATGGCCTTGCCGATACGTCTATCATCAAGGAAAAGAATTCGAACGTGATGCAGGTCCACGTGACGAGGGGTGGCGACTTTTCGTACAGCGTCCAGCTTTTGCACGAAAACATTCCTGTGGTCATGGGCGCTACGTACAAGATTGTGTTTACAATCTGGTCTGATGTCGAAGGGATAATTACGGCGCGGTTGGGCGGCTACATCTATAACGACAAGACCAACGGTTTCCAGGAACATGTCAATGTCAAGACGACTGGGCGCTCGTATGAGTTTGAATTCACGCCCAAGGTGACCGACCCGTTTGCACGCCTGGACCTGAACCTGGGCAAGGCCGAAAGGACGTTCTGGATCAAGGACGTGCAATTAATTAGGATTAAGTAG